A single genomic interval of Epinephelus fuscoguttatus linkage group LG22, E.fuscoguttatus.final_Chr_v1 harbors:
- the ppp1r3g gene encoding protein phosphatase 1 regulatory subunit 3G has product MSRLPLQFHTEGESPSPWLSLEDGMENEEEGEEEEDDLDDEVDASQLERFMKDRRRAKSLPAYPAALLGGVGGNDGRKRVKFADSMGLNLASVKHFSSLEEPQIPSKVLSRHKSFPPQQQDVLNDLCQSFKSSLNTDRLVACFPEPQKAERRVQRLRVCLEKIAITQFDVRGQIRVFTGCAEKDVGVRYTFNDWLSYVDAQALPAAADQPDFVGERFSFTVYTPPFMDPSSAVHFAVYLRSEEGEFWDNNEGKNYTLQYHCMPGTAPFVGAAFHPI; this is encoded by the coding sequence ATGTCCCGCTTACCTCTCCAGTTCCACACCGAGGGAGAGTCTCCCTCCCCGTGGCTGAGTTTAGAGGACGGCATGGAgaatgaggaggagggggaagaggaggaggatgatctGGACGATGAGGTGGACGCTTCTCAGCTGGAGAGATTTATGAAAGACAGAAGGAGAGCCAAGTCCCTGCCCGCCTACCCGGCGGCGCTCCTGGGCGGCGTCGGCGGAAATGATGGGAGGAAGCGGGTGAAGTTTGCCGACTCCATGGGCCTGAACTTGGCCAGCGTCAAGCACTTCAGCTCGCTGGAGGAGCCACAGATTCCGAGTAAAGTTCTGTCCCGACACAAGAGCTTTCCGCCGCAGCAGCAGGACGTACTGAACGACCTGTGCCAGAGCTTCAAGTCCAGCCTGAACACGGACCGCCTGGTCGCCTGCTTTCCGGAGCCCCAGAAGGCGGAGCGGAGAGTCCAGCGGCTCCGCGTCTGCCTGGAGAAGATCGCCATCACACAGTTCGACGTGCGGGGCCAGATCCGGGTCTTTACCGGCTGCGCCGAAAAAGACGTCGGAGTGAGGTACACTTTCAACGACTGGCTCTCCTACGTGGACGCACAGGCTCTGCCCGCGGCCGCGGATCAGCCGGACTTTGTAGGAGAACGCTTCAGCTTCACCGTGTACACCCCGCCCTTTATGGACCCCAGTTCGGCCGTGCACTTCGCCGTGTACCTGAGGAGCGAGGAGGGGGAGTTCTGGGACAACAACGAGGGAAAGAACTACACTCTCCAGTACCACTGTATGCCTGGCACCGCGCCGTTTGTCGGCGCAGCTTTCCACCCCATCTGA